Proteins encoded together in one Ciona intestinalis chromosome 1, KH, whole genome shotgun sequence window:
- the LOC100179819 gene encoding GPALPP motifs-containing protein 1-like, translated as MSEQDVFGPALPPGFSKNTLSDEQSNTDGHDQKESCEYGPTLPPSMSKNVPETELRNDVASDQNDAFEYGPALPPGFIKSNPVVVGPSLPQASANSDSSDDEIIGPLPPSKSDQYDSKTIIAHEFENRSVSMKDKLTGDGKPKKLEREEWMLELPPVLQGFGMGPRQFRAKPVEIGDRSGWTETPGDKNKPKKSKPLSAQSVKEMYAKESDVEVRKALSSFEEEGRKESLYSMHNKERKRKLKEEKETGPTRKPFDRDTDLNVRQFDKAMKKQKLKSDLSSRFSHGETSATFL; from the coding sequence ATGTCCGAACAAGATGTTTTTGGACCCGCTTTACCGCCTGGATTTAGTAAAAACACACTAAGCGACGAACAAAGCAATACCGATGGACACGATCAGAAAGAATCGTGTGAATATGGGCCTACATTACCGCCTAGTATGAGTAAAAACGTGCCAGAAACTGAATTGAGAAACGATGTTGCATCAGATCAAAACGACGCATTTGAATACGGACCCGCATTGCCTCCAGGATTCATAAAGTCAAATCCTGTCGTAGTCGGACCTTCGCTACCACAGGCGTCCGCTAATAGTGATAGTTCTGACGACGAAATAATTGGGCCGTTGCCGCCAAGCAAATCAGACCAGTACGACTCAAAAACGATAATAGCCCACGAGTTTGAGAACCGTTCTGTGTCTATGAAGGACAAGTTAACTGGTGACGGTAAACCAAAGAAATTAGAACGTGAAGAATGGATGTTAGAGCTTCCACCTGTGCTCCAGGGGTTTGGGATGGGGCCAAGACAGTTTAGAGCAAAACCGGTGGAAATTGGTGACAGGTCAGGCTGGACCGAAACTCCAggagataaaaataaaccaaagaaGAGTAAGCCATTATCCGCACAAAGTGTTAAGGAGATGTATGCTAAAGAAAGTGATGTAGAAGTTCGTAAAGCGTTGTCTTCATTTGAAGAAGAGGGGAGAAAAGAATCTTTGTACTCTATGCATAACAAAGAAAGAAAACGAAAGTTAAAAGAAGAAAAGGAGACTGGACCTACTAGAAAACCATTTGACAGAGACACAGACTTAAATGTGAGACAGTTTGATAAAGCAATGAAGAAACAAAAACTGAAATCTGATTTGTCAAGTCGTTTTTCCCATGGAGAAACTTCTGCAACATTTTTGtag
- the LOC113475204 gene encoding uncharacterized protein LOC113475204, producing the protein MAIHKNEALGHLFNIHDTSSQRCLSHEQLHDMYCTVRIGGISHAQVKASMKQICGSDEYVVFSDMRKVIKEMDRRYYLVQNFQWEFSMLDHEHVGCIPVSSARCL; encoded by the exons atggctatacataaaaatgaagcACTTGGCCACTTGTTCAATATACATGACACCTCATCCCAAAGATGCTTATCACATGAGCAGCTACATGACATGTACTGCACTGTACGAATAGGTGGCATTAGCCATGCACAG GTAAAAGCTTCAATGAAACAGATCTGTGGTTCAGATGAATATGTTGTATTTTCAGATATGAGAAAAGTTATAAAG gaaatgGACAGAAGATATTATTTGGTTCAAAATTTTCAGTGGGAATTTTCcatgttggatcatgagcatGTTGGTTGCATTCCTGTTTCAAGTGCAAGGTGCTTATAA